From the Malus domestica chromosome 17, GDT2T_hap1 genome, one window contains:
- the LOC103404955 gene encoding palmitoyl-monogalactosyldiacylglycerol delta-7 desaturase, chloroplastic-like, with protein MKKGKEADAIAMLEWYFWLAKWRLQLLGREWNFLDAGSVAVIFGLHCLALLAPFHFNWSAVWLAVALNTISGVGVTLSYHRNLSHKSFKLPKWLEYSFAYCALLALQGSPLEWVSTHRMHHQFTDTWNDPHSPIVKGLWFSHIGWILDYRSRFGSYEGRLDNVGDLKKQPYYVFLHCTYPFHSLALGVLLYAIGGLPFLVWGMGVRVVYQFHVTFSINSICHKWGKQVWHTGDSSRNNWLLGLLAHGEGWHNNHHAFEYSARQGLEWWQIDTTWYLIRFLQAVGLATEVKLPTETQKKRKALCNKVSKEKLETNVGSNEISREHY; from the exons atgaagaaaggaaaagaagcaGACGCAATAGCAATGCTGGAGTGGTACTTCTGGTTGGCCAAGTGGCGGCTCCAACTTCTTGGGAGGGAATGGAACTTCCTCGACGCGGGCTCTGTGGCTGTCATTTTTGGTTTGCATTGCCTTGCTCTTCTAGCTCCATTCCACTTCAACTGGAGTGCAGTTTGGTTGGCCGTCGCACTGAATACCATCTCCGGTGTGGGTGTGACTCTATCTTACCATAGAAATCTCTCCCACAAAAGTTTCAAGCTTCCCAAGTGGCTCGAATACTCTTTTGCCTATTGCGCGCTTCTCGCACTTCAG GGGAGTCCGCTTGAATGGGTGAGCACTCACAGGATGCACCACCAGTTTACTGATACATGGAACGACCCTCATAGCCCCATTGTTAAAGGATTGTGGTTTAGTCATATTGGATGGATCCTCGACTATCGTTCTCGATTTGGAAGT TATGAAGGACGACTAGACAACGTTGGAGATTTAAAAAAGCAGCCCTACTATGTATTTCTTCATTGCACATACCCCTTTCACTCATTGGCTCTTGGAGTTCTGCTGTATGCCATAGGAGGACTACCATTTCTCGTTTGGGGCATG GGTGTGAGAGTTGTGTATCAGTTTCACGTTACGTTTTCAATAAACTCGATTTGTCATAAATGGGGAAAGCAAGTATGGCATACTGGAGATTCATCAAGAAACAACTG gtTACTTGGTTTGCTAGCGCACGGAGAAGGTTGGCATAACAATCACCATGCATTTGAATACTCAGCTCGACAAGGTCTGGAATGGTGGCAGATTGATACTACTTGGTACTTGATAAGATTTCTTCAGGCTGTTGGTTTGGCAACTGAGGTGAAGCTCCCAACCGAGACTCAGAAGAAACGTAAAGCTTTGTGCAACAAAGTCAGCAAGGAGAAGCTGGAAACCAACGTAGGCAGCAATGAAATCTCCAGAGAGCACTACTGA
- the LOC139193333 gene encoding uncharacterized protein, whose product MSSSRRLYEIDEQQKKLLVEHEEFFNLEEGEDEAFAMEEDEDDEHKRRRFRMQRSLFNKIMITICNHDPYFVQKKEDAFHVLGLLPEQKITAALQMLAYRASGNQVDEIVRMGKSTIMESLMRFCSAIEALYCNEYLRKPTTMDMQRLLKKGQMRGFPSMIGSIDCMYQT is encoded by the exons atgtcttcttcaaggagatTGTATGAAATTGATGAGCAACAGAAAAAATTGTTGGTAGAACATGAAGAATTCTTTAATCTTGAGGAAGGTGAAGATGAGGCTTTCGcaatggaagaggatgaggatgatgaacATAAAAG acgtcgttttagaatgcaacgaagtttgttcaacaaaatcatgattactatttgcaaccatgatccatactttgtgcaaaaaaaagaagatgcttttcatgttctaggtcttcttcctgagcaaaaaattactgctgCCTTGCAGATGCTTGCATATAGAGCATCTGGAAATCAAGTAGATGAGATAGTAAGGATGGGAAAATCCACTATTATGgagtccctgatgaggttttgctccGCAATCGAAGCCCTGTACTGCAATGAATACCTTCGGAAACCCACGACAATGGAcatgcaaaggcttctgaagaagggtCAGATGCGAGGCTTTCCtagcatgattggaagcatcgactgtATGTACCAGACCTAG